The genomic window CGACGCGGCGGCGATCTGTCTGGGCGCGCGGACCGCCTACTACGGGCTCGAGGGCGTCCGGGAGCACTCGACGCCGCTCAAGCGGCTCTCGCACGCGAATCGGATTCGGTCGGGCGCGCTCGAGACGTTCCGCGGCGACGACCCGCGGCTCGTCGTCGGCGGGGCCGGCCTCTCCGGAGTGCAGGTCGCGGGAGAACTCGCGGCGCTCGCTCGCGAGGAACGGGCCGACGCGACGATTACGGTCCTCGAGCAATGCGAGCACGTCGCACCGGGGTTCTCGGACCCCTTCCAGCGCGCGGTTCGGACCGCACTCGAGGAGCAGGGGGTCGAGGTGCGGACCGACGCGGCCGTCCGGCGAGCCGACGAGACGCACGTCCACCTCGAGTCGGGCGACCGGGTCCTCTACGACCGGTTCGTCTGGACCGGCGGGATTCGGGGCGCGGACGCGCTCGAGGGCGAGCGGCCGACGGTCCGGAGCGACCTCCGGCTCGACGACCGGACGTTCGCGCTCGGGGACGCGGTCCGCGCGGTTGGCGCCGACGGGGAGCCCGTGCCGGCGAGCGCACAGGCCGCCGTGCGGGAAGCGCGGACGGTCGCGGAGAGTATCACCACCCTCGCTACGGACGGCGACGGGATCGAGGTCGACGCCGCTCTCGAGGCGTTCACCTTCGAGTCGCCCGGCTGGGTCGTCAGCGTGGGCGACGACGCGGTCGCGACGGTCGGCGACCGCGTCCTCACGGGCCGAGCAGCGAACGGCCTGAAAACGACGGTCGGGTTGGGGTATCTCTCCGCGGTCAGCGACGCCGAAACCGCGGCGGGGTTCGCCTATCGGGACCTCGTCCCGGAGCGGTTCCAGCGCGACCGGTGAGCGGAGACGTTCCGCGGCGGTCCGCTCGCGGGACGCCGTCGCGATCGAGCCGTCCTCACTCGAGCGAGATGACGACCTTCCCCTGATGGTCGCCGGCTTCGACGTAGCGGTAGGCCTCTCGAACCTCGTCGAAGTCGAAGACGCGGTCGATGACGGGTTCCATGTCGGTCGCGGCCATCGCGCGGTTCATCCGGTCGAACATCGCGCGGCTGCCGACGCCCATCACGCCCTCGACGGTGAGCGCCTTCTGGAGCATCAGTCCTGGATGCACCTGCCCGTCCTGCCCGGCGAGCACGCCGATGAGATGGACGTGGCCGTTGACCGCCGCGGCCTCGAGGGACCGCTCGAGCGTTCCCGGGCCGCCGACTTCGATGACGTGATCGACGCCGCCGTCGGTCCGCTCTCGGACGGCCTCGCCCCACTCCGGAGTTGCCTCGTAGTTGATCGTCCGCGACGCGCCGAGGTCGCGAGCGCGCTCGAGTTTGTCGTCGCTCGAGGAGGTGACGATGACCTCGGCCCCCTGCATCGTCGCGAACTGGAGCGCGAACGTCGAGACGCCGCCGGTTCCGAGCGCGAGGACGCTCTCGCCGGCGGTGAGGTCGCCGTCCTCGACGAGGGCACGCCACGCGGTCAGCCGGCACACGACAGCGTCGCGCCCTGTTCGTAGGAGAAGTGCTCGGGAAGTACCGCGAGGCTCTCCGCGGAAAACGTCGCGTATTCGGCCAGCGCGCCGTCGACGTTCCCGCCCGTCGTCCGCGCCATTTTCTCTCGTGTCCCCTCCCCCTCGATCCAGTCGGGAGCGAACGGCGTCGCGACCCGGTCGCCTTCCGAAAGTCGATCGACGTCCTCGCCGACCGCGACGACCTCGCCGGCACCGTCCGAGAGCGGGACGACCGGCAACGCCGCGCCCGGATAGGCGAGTTGATCGTTCGCGATCGCCAGATCCCGGTAGTTGAGCGAGGCCGCGTGAATCCTGACGAGCGCCTCGTCGTCGTCTGGCGTCGGCCGGTCGCGGTCGGTTCGGACGATCCCCTCGTAGTCACTCGTGGCTTCCTGAACTTCGTAGAGTTTCATCACCGGAGCAATGGCCCTGCCGGACTTCGGTCTGCCGCCCGGCGACCGTTTTGCTGGCTCCCAGCGCTACCGGCAATCGGCTGTCCGGCACCGAGCGGCCGCGAGCGTCGGCGTCACGTCCACCGATCCAGCCCCGTCTGCGTGACGCTCTCCTCGATGCGCTCGAAGCCGCGTTCGACCTCGCCGGCGTCGACGCCCCACTCGTCGGTGACGTAGGCCCTCGCGGCCTCGAGGTCCGGATCGACGCTCGCGTCGAACTCGTAGTCGTCGGTCACGTCGGGATCGCGGAACAGTTGGCGAACGCGGTCGCCGTACTCGACGTGATCGCCACGCGCCTCGAGGACGCTCCAGAGGTCGCCGTGTTCGGTGATCGCCGAAATCGCCGTCTTCGGTCCGATTCCGGAAACGCCCTCGTTGAAGTCCGTCCCGATGAGGATCGCCGCGTCGATCAGCTGCTCGAGGGTCAGGTCGTGGTGGGCGAGGCTGGCCTCGAGATCCATCAGTTCGGGATCGCCCTTGCTCGTCAGTTGGCGCAGGGTCAGCGGGGAGCCAAAGAGGAGGGCGTCGTAGTCTTCCGACCCCACGTAGTCGGCGTCGCCCCGTTTGACCATGTGGGCGGCCTGGGCCTCGCCCTCCGCCGGCGCTTCGACGATGGGTACGTCAAGCAGTCGCAGCAGTTCGCGGCTCGTCTCCTGGATCGTCGGCGTCAGCCGCTGCGTTCGGGACTCGAGTTGCGCGATGGCGACCGCGTCGCCCTCCTCGCGGGCGGTCTCGAGTTGCGCCTCGTAGCTCCGGCGCTGTTCGCGGCGGGACTCGATCTCGTCGTCTTTCAGTTCGGAGGGGCCGCCGTCGAAGACCATCACCGGCGTGATGTCGTGTTCGAAGAACTTGGGCAGCCCCTGGACGATCCCGACGAGGTTGGCGACCTCGGTTCCGTCCCCGGTCGTGTACGTCGCGCTGTCGGTCCACTTGACCGTCGTCGTCAGATAGCGGTAGAGCCAGTTGTGCGCGTCGACGGCGACGGTCCCCTCGATGTCGTCGAAGGGAATCTCCTCGATGACGGCGATATCCCGAAGTGCGGCGTTTCCCATTGGCAGCCATTTGGGCGGACCGGGATTTGAATCGTTGGCTTCGACCCGCCCGCGTACCGAGTCGATCGGCGTCGATACGAAGTTTTATTCCGGGGATGAAATGAATATACACTAACTGATAGCATGGATACCGCCTCGAGCCCGGGTCGTCGGGCAGTGCTCGCCGGCGTCGGAACGCTGCTCGGCGCGGGCGCGGGCTGTCTCGGCGCGGACCGGACGCCCGCCGCGAGCGAGACCGACTGGCGAATGTACGGCCGCGATCCGGGCCGAACGCGGTACGTCTCGGACGCTGACCTGCCACGGGACGGCGTCGAGATCGCTTGGTCGCGCTCGGTCAGCGCGTCCGGGTGGCTCCCGCCGGTCGTCGCGAACGGGACCGTCTACTGCCAGTACGCAAACGGGCTGTTCGTCGTCGATGCCGAGACCGGCGACGGAGATGTCGCCAATACCTACGGCGGCTTCGGTCGGGGTGCCGGCCCGATGGCGTTCGCCTCGACGACGGTCTACCGGGACGGCGTGTTGCTCGTCCCGTACGGGAACGCGGTCGCCGGCTACGCCGCCGAACCCGACGGCTGGCCCGAGACCGTCTCGGGGATCGGCGAGGACCGGGCGCGCTGGTGGATCGACGGCGAGGGCGTTAGTACGGCGCCGCCCGGCGGGTTCGGTGCGGACGCGGCGCAGTCCGGCACACCGGTCGTCGCGGACGGGACCGTCGTTAGCCTCCATCCGCAGGGAACCGTTTCGGCCGTCACGCCCGACGATGGTGGCGAACGCTGGCGATACGGACTCGCGGCCGCCAACCCCGACGACGAGTACTCGCTCGTTCCCATCGACCACGTCGTCGACACCGCGACCGGGACCGTCGTCGTGAAAGGGCGCGTCCTCGGCGGACCGGTGCTCGTCGGACTCGACCTCGCGGACGGCACTCTCGAGTGGACCGTCGGCGAGGGGCGGACCCCCGAGTGGCGGGTCGAGGCCGGCGACAGTATGGCGGCACGCGACGGGACGGTCTACACCGTCGGATGGACGGAATCGGACTCGAGCCGGGCGGTTCGGATCCGCGAACTCGACGCGGCGTCGGGAGGTCGCGGCTGGACTCGCCCGCTCGAGCGCGACGCACACGTCGGGTTCGCCGTTGACGAGACGACCGTCTACCACGTCGGCGTGATCGAAGCCGACGAGGGGGCTGACCCGATCGGCGTCGCGGCCATCGACCGCGCGGACGGCGGCGTTCGGTGGACGGAGACCATCGACGACGCGCCCGGCAGCATCCTGACGGAAGGGGGCCCACCGCCGACGGTCGCCGGCGACCTCCTGCTCGTCCCCAGCCGTGCGGGTCTCCACGCCCTCGCGACGGCGGACGGGGAACGACTGTGGACGTTCACGGAAACGGTCGGGACCTCAGGCGGCGGCGAAACCGAACGCGCCGCCCTGACACCGGCGGTCGTCGCCGGCGATCGAATCGTCATCGGAACGACGCTGATGCTCTACGGGCTGGGTGACGATGGCGACTGACGACTCCGATTCCGACGCGGTGAACGGGGGCGAGACGGGGTCGGAGCCGGTCGTCTCGAGCCTCGGGGCCGGTCCCGGTCTCGGGTCGATTCTCGCGACCGCGGTCGCCCTGCTCCGCGGACGGCCGTCGCTGCTCGTCCCCTTCGCCGTCGCCGGTGCGCTCGGTGCCGCAAGTACGGTCGCTAGGCTCGCGTCGCCGTACCCCGTTGGCCTCGCGCCGTTCCCCGACCGTGGCCTCGTCCAGCTTTCGCTGCCGCTTGTCCCGCGGCTCGAGCCGACGGTCGAAATCAGTTCCGCGATCCTGTCCGGGATGAAACCCCGGTTTCTCGTCGCCTTCATCGGCTGGCAGGCGCTGCTCAGCGCCGCGACGGCGGTCGCGTTCGCCTGGTGTCTCTGGCTGGCGGCCGCGGACACGAACGGGGTTGTCCCGCCGCTCGATCGGGTCGCCCGACTCGTCGCGTTCGTCGCGGTCGTCGACGGCGTCTCGCTCGGCACGGTAGTCCTGGCCGGCGCGTGGACCGGGTTCGGCATCGGGCTCGCGTTCGTGGCGCTACTCCTGATCGCTCCCGTTTTCGTCGCGCTCTTCGTCGCTCCCGCGGCCATCGTGATCGACGGCGACGATCTGGTCGCGGCCGCACGCGAGAGCCTCGAGTACGCGGTCGCAAGTCCCGGCACGATTCTGGTGATATTGGTCGGGCTCGGCTCCGTCGGATACGCACTGACCGGCGTCTCGCGGCTCGCGTCGTCGCCCGTTGGAGCCGTGCTGGCGACCGTCGTCAGCGTGACCGTCGCGGGAACAGTCCACGCCGTCGCGGTCGCCGCGCTCCACTCGGCGGGGCCGCAGTAGGGTTGTCGGCTGGGGACTCCGTTGTGTCGCGACCCGTCGTCGATACGGCCTCGCCGTCCGTTCACTCACCGCCAGTCTCCGGCGGCTCACTGCCGAGCCGCGACTCGAGGAACGCCTCCTCGTCCGCCGAGAGGTCGCGAGCGCGGTACTCCTCGAGTCCCGCCTGATACCGCTCGCGCGGGGTCCAGTCCGCGTCGGCATCCGGGGTTGCGTCCGCATCCGTCCCCGGGTCCGAGTCCGGGCTCGGATACTCGAGGATCAGTTCGGCGATGCCCGTCGTCTCGCCGGTGTAGGCGAAGCCGGTCCGGTAGAGCGCCTCGTAGGCGAAGGGGTTGTTGACGGCGATCCGGAGCCGGTCGTAGCCGCGCTCGAGGGCCCGATCGCGGACCAGTCGACAGAGCCGCGGGCCGATCCCCTCGCCGCGGCGCTCGCGGTCGACGGTCACGTAACGCAGCCACAGCGTGTCGCCGTCGGTGCGGTCCTCGTTGAACGCGACGGCCGCGACGATCCGGCCGTCCTCGGCTCGAGCCACCGCTTTCCCCGTGTTCGTCATGACGAACTTCCCGGCGTAGCTGAACCGTTCGTGATCGAGTCGGAGTTTGGGGCCGTCGGGCGGCCACTCGAGCAGTTCGTACTCCACGGGAGCGCTTGGCGAGCGAGCCACTACAATGCACGGATCGGGACGTTCCGTCAGCCCTGAGATGCCGGAAAACCGACGGAACGAACACTTTTGGACTCGTTTGTGGTATCGATGACACGATGAGTAGCGAATCCAACACCGTGGCTACGACCGGACTCAGCGGCAACACCGGATGGCTCGTCGGCGGCGCGCTCGGCGGTGCGATCGGTGCGGTCGCGTTCGGCATCGTCATGTGGCTGCTCGACCCGGACGTCCTCTCGGCCGCGATCCCGTCGATCTACGGGCTCGATCCCGTCAGCCCCGTGGGTTGGGCAGTCCACGTCGCACACGGGGTCGTCCTCGGAATCGTCTTCGGGGTGCTGGTCACGCGCCCGCCGATCCTCGGTGCCCTTCGAACCGATGTCGAGACGGATGCGCTCTCCCGAACCGGGATCGTCTTCCGAACGACCGCCGCCGGGTTCGTCTTCGGGCTGCTCGTCTGGACGGTCCTCCCCCTCATCGTCCTCCCCGTCTGGCTGGACGCGGTCGGCGGTAGCGGGGCCGAACCGCTCACGACGGCCGCCGCGGGGAGCCTGTTCGGCCACCTGCTGTTCGGAACCGTCCTCGGGGCCGTCTTCGCGGTGACCGTGGATCTCCACGACCGGACGGCCGAAACGCCGTTTTAGCGCGGACCCTCCGCAGCGCCGTTCCGAGTCTGCTATCGTTTTCGTTTCGAAAATCCAACCAGAACCGACGACTGTTTATTGATTGACCGTTCAGTCAGTATACGAGATGACACCATGAACGCGATACGCGTCGACGGACTAACCAAGGAATTCGACGGCGTGACCGCCGTCGACGACCTCTCGTTTACGGTCGCGCAGGGCGAACTGTTCGGCCTGCTCGGACCGAACGGGGCCGGCAAATCCACGCTCATCAACATGCTGGTGACGCTGTTGCCACCGAGCGCGGGAACCGCGACCGTCAACGGCCGCGATATCCGCGCCGAAAAGGGAGCCGTCCGATCCAGTCTGGGAATCGTCTTTCAGGAACCAGCGCTCGACGAGGAACTCACCGGCGCGGAAAACCTCGCCTTTCACTCGCGGCTGTACGGCCAGCACGCGACCGAACGGGACGACCGCATCGACGAGGTGCTCGCGCTCGTCGGCCTCGAGGCCGAGCGGGACGACCCCGTCGGCACCTACTCGGGCGGCATGAAACGTCGCCTCGAGATCGGCCGCGGGCTGTTGCACGAGCCCGCGGTCCTCTTCCTCGACGAGCCGACCGTCGGTCTCGACGCACGCACCCGCCGGGACATGTGGGCGTACATCGAGCGGCTGAACGCGGAGGCCGGCGTCTCGATCGTCCTGACGACCCACTACATTGAGGAGGCCGAACGTCTCTGTGACCGCGTCGCGATCGTCGACGAGGGCGACATCGTCGCGATGGACTCGCCGACGGCGCTCAAAGACTCGCTGGGCGGCGACGTCGTCGCCCTCGAGTTCGCGGACGACGTTCCCGCCGCACTGCTCGAGCGACTCCCCGAACAGCCGTGGATTCGCGAACACGCCGTCGTCGACACCGGCGTCCACGTCACGGTCGACGACGGCGACGCGCGGATCGCCGACCTCGTCCGTCTCGCCGACGACGCAGGCGCTCGGATCTCGGCGGTCGACCTGCGCGAGCCGACCCTCGAGAACGTCTTCCTCGACCTGACCGATCACTCGGCCAGCGACGAGCGGAGCGGGACCGGCCTCGAGTTCGGCACCGGCAGCGAGGGCACCAGATCGGCCGCGAACGGCTCGAGCGCGGCGATGGGAGCCGGTGACTCGGGTTCGAGTTCGGACGCCGATCGCTCGAGTACGGTCTCGACGGAGGAGCAGCCGTGAACGTCGTCGACTGGCAGGCCATCTATGGGCTCTGGCTGCGCGACACCAAACGGTTCCTCCGGACGCCGTCGCGGATCGTCGGCTCGCTCGCGATGCCGCTGCTGTTCCTCGTCTTCATGGGCTTCGGGTTTCAGGGCGCGGCGATCCCCGGCCTCCCCGAAGACGTGGACTACCTCCAGTACCTCGTCCCCGGTATCGTCGGTTTCACCATGCTGTTCGGGGCCTCCTTCGCCGGGCTCTCGATCCTCGCGGATCAGGAGGTCGGCTTTCTCAAGGAGATTCTCGTCGCACCCGTCAGCCGTACGTCCATCGTCCTCGGCCGGATCGCGGGCGGCTCGACGACGGCGCTCGTCCAAGCGCTACTCATCCTCCTGCTCTCGATCCCGCTCGGGTTCGCGCCGGTGAGCCTGCTCTCGGTACCCCTCGCGGTCGTCTTCCTCGCGCTGCTCGCGATCACCTTCGTCGGCTTCGGGATCGCGCTCGCGTCCCAGTTCAGCGACAGCGAAGGGTTCGGCCTGATCGTCCAGTTCGTCATCTTCCCGCTCTTTTTCCTCTCCGGCGCGCTGTACCCGCTCGAGGGACTGCCGAGTTCGGTGCGATATCTGGCGTACGCGAACCCGCTGACCTACGGGGTCGACGGCCTGCGGGCGGTGCTGGTCGGCACGTCGTCGTTCTCCGTCCTGGTCGATCTCGGCGCGCTCGGGTTCTCGTCGGTCGTGATGGTCGCGATCGGTGCATCGCTGTTCGAGCGCGTCGAAGCGGTGTGAGAGCGGGTGCTCGAGAAGGTTGGTTTCGGGAACTTCAACAGCCGTTCGTCGAAACGTGCACGGACCGGGATTTGAACCATCTGAAGACGGTCACGTCCGCTCCGCTCACGCACTGCGTCTTCCGTAATTCAAATCCCTCTATCGCGCATTTTCTCCTCACGTTCGTTCGTCGAAAAGTGCGCGGACCGGGATTTGAACCCGGGCCATGAGCTTGGAAGGCTCAGGTCCTACCACTAGACCATCCGCGCGCATCTCCCGGTTTTCGTCCCACGTTTAAGGCTCTTCCTTTTCCGCTCGAGTCACGGCTAGCGATTAGCCCGCATCGAGGACCGGGTTACGCGAAAAAACGGTGTCGCATCAGCCAGCGGATGGTGGTCACGAGCGCGCTCCACAATGGAATCGGCAAGTCGGGACGCCTATCGCTCGAGCAGGGCACCCGAGGAGCCGACGGCGATGTCGACGGGGCCGGTGGCGACGGCTCGGAGGTTCTCGCCGACCGGCGTCTCGTTCCGGGTCCACTTGCCGTCCTCGAGTTCGAAGACCGCGCCACCGCTGCCGACGGTGTAGCCGGTGCCGGCGTCGGTCTCGATGTCGAAGAGGGCGGCGTCACCGAGGCTCTCGGGGACCCACTGGCTCCCGTTGTACGTGAACACGGAGGCGTTACCGCCGCTGACACGGACGTCGTCCGCGGCGTCGCTGTCGAGGCCGTAGTAGGTGACCCCGGCGTCCTCGATGCCGATCGGGTTCCACGTGACGCCGTCGTCGGTGGCGAACACCTTTCCGTTGGTGTCGACGACGTGGCCCGAGCGGGCGTCGTAGAACTCGATCGCCTTCAGTCCGGAGCCGCTGCCGGGGACCTCGTAGTTCCACGTGCCCTCTTTGCCGTTGTCGAAGCTGTAGTGGACGGAGCCGGAGTCGTCGGCCACGTACACGTCCGCTTCGCCCGCGGGGCCGGTGACGGCGATGTCGTTGAAGTTCGCCGTGAAGTCGTTGGGCGCCGAGCGGTCGACGAGGTTGCCGGTCGTCACGTCGTACTCGCCGATCGCACCGCTCGAGCCGACGAGCCAGAGGCGCTCGCCGTCGTCGGTGGTGTCGACGCCGTAGAGGTCGTTGCCGTTGCCGGTGGGACCGCCCTGCAGGACGACCTCCCAGCCGCCGGCGGTGCGTTCGATGACCAGTCCGGAGCCCGCGACCGCGTGCGGATTCGTCGCCGTGTAGGCGACGTCGTGGATCGTGCTGTCGACCGGGGTCTCGACGACCGTCCAGTCGGACTCGGCGGCGGAAACCGTCGCGGGAACGGTAGCTGCGGCAAGCGATGCGCCTGCGGCCTTCAGTGCCGAACGTCGGGTGAGACGCGTCATAGCGTATCCGGGGCTGGCAGCGAGACGATCATAAAAGCCGGATGTTCTTCAGACCATTCCAGTCCATTCCGGACCTTTCATTCCATTTTATTTCGTTCTCAGTGACTGCCACTCGGCCGGATATTCGGCGCGTAACTGGGCCAACCCGCGAAAAACGGTTTCCGGTGGAGATTGGCTCTGGCTACCACGGGAAATCTACACACTTCGTGGGTTTCGACGGCACTGGTATCGAAACGGTATAGCGGAGGGCCCCTCGAGCGAGTTCTCGACGCCGCGCGCGGAACTCGTCCCGATCGCGATCCGATGGGCTACCGACTCCGCGATCGGCCGTGTCCCGCCACCGTCGCGTAACAGTTGCCGCTCGAGAGTTCCCACTCGCGGAGCTCGAGGTCGCTGTTCTCGAGATCGGCCTCGAATTCGTCGGGCGCGTAGATGTGGTAGAAGCGGTCGACCGGTTCGCCGCCGGGGAGGGTCCACTCGACCGTCGTGTCGAAGCCCTCGGGCTCCTCGAACCGGTCGTGGGCGGTCGACCACGCGCTGACCAGCGCGCGGCCGTCGGGCGAGAGCACCCGCGCGAGTTCGTCCAGACTTGCCCGGCGGGCCGCTCGCGTCGGCAGGTGGTGCAGCGTCGCGACGTAGACCGCGATGTCGATCGCGTCGTCGGCCACCGGAAGCCTCGCCGCGTCGCCCTGTACCAGTTCGACATCGAACTCGCGCTCGAGGGCACGGTTTCGCCCCGTCTCGAGTAGCCCGCGGCTGACGTCGAGGCCGACGACGGACTCGCAGTCGGCGGCGAGGAGTTCGGCGTGCCGGCAGTTGCCACAGCCGAGATCGAGTCCGACGCCGCCGGCTCCGTGGTCGGCCGCGCTCGCGACGAAGGATTCGACCTCGGGCCACGCGTACTCCCGCGTGGACGCGAAGTGTGTCGCGATCCGGTCGTAGGTGTCGCGCACGTCGTCTCGGCTGTGTGCTCGCTCCTGATCCCCGGCCATCGTCGGATTTCGTCGGGGTATCCGGAAAAAGCGTTCGCAAAGCCGCTCGGATTTCCACTCGGGGTCCCCCGGCGAGCGGCTGTAGTGTGTCGCTACTGTGGGGTATCGGGGTCGATGCGCTTCATCGGGCGTGAGTCGGCAGCCACAGGGCCCCCAATGCTCCATCGGGCGCCGGGACGTGACCGTGTGAATGTGAGACCGTGACGGGGGCTCGAGGGATTCGAGGGGTTTATCTACTCCCGACGGGAACTGTGGGATGCGTACGAGGGCTCGTAGATCAGGGGTAGATCACTCCCTTGGCATGGGAGAGGCCCCGGGTTCAAATCCCGGCGAGTCCACTCGAAATTTTGCGTTTCAGACGTTCTACTTGCTGAATTCCGTTCCCTAAGGGTGTTCTGACGGCTATCGATACGACAGTGCTGACAGCGGCTTGCTTGAGAGTCATGTTCCTGTTATAGGCCTTCGATGAAGTCGCGTCGCTGTTCCATCTTCTCACGGTCTGTACGGCGGTCGTAGTGGCGATCGAGAACTTCCGAGGAAACGTCACAGCGGTCGCTGACGATTTTCTCGGGGATGTCCTCGCGGAGCTGGTACGTGATCGCGCCGCGCCGGATCGTGTGCGGCGAGAGACTGCTTGGGCAGTCGTAGTAGTGCCCGTACTCCGTGGCTTCGCAGTCGTTCGGATCGCGGTCGTGGGGACACCCCTCGATCATGCAGGGCTGTGTGAGTCGGTACACTTCAGACCGGATCTGGCCGGAACTCAGCCGGCCCTGATCGCTCGTTACCAGCGGCTCGCGGCCGTGGTCATCCACGATATCGTGGCGGTGGAAGCGGATGTACTCGTCGAGGACATCGCAGTAGTAATCGTCGAGCGCGATCGCCCGCTCGGCCGGCTCCTGATTCTTGAGCGGTGTGTCGGTATCCGGCCTATGTCGGAGCCAGAAGCACTGGTCCTCGGGTTCGTAGTCCTCGAGGTCGACCGCTCGAAGGCTCCCGAGGCGGATCCCCGTGTGCCAGAGGATCGCCATGATGACGTGCTCGCGGCTCGCGCGCTTGTACCGCTCGAGGTAGCCGATGATCTTGTGGGCGCGATCGGCGTCGAGCATCTCGTCGCGCGCTTCGTCACCGCGGTCGACATCCGGAAGCTTCACTCGCTCGCGCATTCCCGGTTCGACGGCATCAATCGAGGCGCAGAACTCGAGGAAGACGCGCAACGTCGCGAGCTGCCCGCGGAGCGTGACGATGTTCACGTCCTGTTGTCGCCACACCCGATAGCGGTGGAGATCCCGACCGGTGAGATCGTTGAGGTTGTCTATTCCAACCTCGTTGCACCACTCGACGAAGGCATTCAGCCGGTACTTGTGGTTCTGCAGCGTCTTCGCGCTGATCTCGAGTTCGCGGTGCGAGACGTAGAGGTCGACCGCCTCACGGGGCGAGATCGGCTCGAGGCCGTCGCTCATGCCGTCACCCTCCGTGTCGCGTAGTTCTGGAGTTGGCAGAAGACGCCACCGCGCCGGAGCTCTCTTCCGTCATCGGTGTAGACGATGTGACCGCCGGCATGACACTCGCTACAGCGGTAACAGGTCGTGTCTGTCGAACCCCAGGTGGTTCGCCGTGCGGTCGCGCCGCAGGTCTTGCAGGTGACCGTCTCGGGGTCGTCACGCATCGCCATCACCGTCCTCGACGATCAGGTCCTCGAGGTCGCTTCGATCGGCGGCGTGTTCCTCGTCGGCGAGTCCTTCGGTGAACGTCGCGACTTCGTCGCGGAACAGGCGGAAGAACTCGCGCGTGCTTTCCTCCGAGCGGACCTGCGAATGCTGCTTTGTGATCGAGGCGACCATCGACTCGAAGATCTGGTCTTCGTCCTCGAGCACGTCGATCCCGTCAGAGAGTCGCCGGTAGGCGAGCATCTTCTGGAACCTGCGGGTGTTGACAACGGCCTCGATCTCCTCGTCGGAGAGTGCCGTGACTTCGATCACGCCTCCTCACCTCCGTCGGTCGCGGCGATCTCGATCCCGCAGGCGTCCGCGCGTCGGTGAACGCTCTCCCCAAGCATCGCCTCGGCGTCGGCCGTCAGCGTGTAGCTGTTCGTCCGACCGTCGAGTTCGTCGCGCTCGAGGAGATCGTCATCGATCAGTCTATCGAGGTTCTGGTACAGCCGGCTGTGACCGATCTCGCCGTAGTACTCCTGAAGGTCGTCTTTGATCGCGAGCCCGTAGGGGTCCTTTCCGACTGACTCGAGTCCAGCGATCGCCTCGAGGATGTCCCGCTGGAAGCCGGAGAGGTCGCCCCACGCGATACCGCCGTCGGCGACCAGCTCGGGCTCGGCTTCGTAGTCCTCAGCGAGTTCGTTCGCTTGCTGCCGACCTTCAGGCGAGCCCGATGCAGGGCCACCGTCAGCTCGGA from Natrinema versiforme includes these protein-coding regions:
- a CDS encoding NAD(P)/FAD-dependent oxidoreductase, whose protein sequence is MHVVVLGAGYAGLTLTRLLEEDLPETVDITLVDRSPDHLVQHELHRVIRRPELAAAITVPLPEVLERAAVRVARVEEIDRDERVVSLSTGALSYDAAAICLGARTAYYGLEGVREHSTPLKRLSHANRIRSGALETFRGDDPRLVVGGAGLSGVQVAGELAALAREERADATITVLEQCEHVAPGFSDPFQRAVRTALEEQGVEVRTDAAVRRADETHVHLESGDRVLYDRFVWTGGIRGADALEGERPTVRSDLRLDDRTFALGDAVRAVGADGEPVPASAQAAVREARTVAESITTLATDGDGIEVDAALEAFTFESPGWVVSVGDDAVATVGDRVLTGRAANGLKTTVGLGYLSAVSDAETAAGFAYRDLVPERFQRDR
- the fen gene encoding flap endonuclease-1 encodes the protein MGNAALRDIAVIEEIPFDDIEGTVAVDAHNWLYRYLTTTVKWTDSATYTTGDGTEVANLVGIVQGLPKFFEHDITPVMVFDGGPSELKDDEIESRREQRRSYEAQLETAREEGDAVAIAQLESRTQRLTPTIQETSRELLRLLDVPIVEAPAEGEAQAAHMVKRGDADYVGSEDYDALLFGSPLTLRQLTSKGDPELMDLEASLAHHDLTLEQLIDAAILIGTDFNEGVSGIGPKTAISAITEHGDLWSVLEARGDHVEYGDRVRQLFRDPDVTDDYEFDASVDPDLEAARAYVTDEWGVDAGEVERGFERIEESVTQTGLDRWT
- a CDS encoding PQQ-binding-like beta-propeller repeat protein is translated as MDTASSPGRRAVLAGVGTLLGAGAGCLGADRTPAASETDWRMYGRDPGRTRYVSDADLPRDGVEIAWSRSVSASGWLPPVVANGTVYCQYANGLFVVDAETGDGDVANTYGGFGRGAGPMAFASTTVYRDGVLLVPYGNAVAGYAAEPDGWPETVSGIGEDRARWWIDGEGVSTAPPGGFGADAAQSGTPVVADGTVVSLHPQGTVSAVTPDDGGERWRYGLAAANPDDEYSLVPIDHVVDTATGTVVVKGRVLGGPVLVGLDLADGTLEWTVGEGRTPEWRVEAGDSMAARDGTVYTVGWTESDSSRAVRIRELDAASGGRGWTRPLERDAHVGFAVDETTVYHVGVIEADEGADPIGVAAIDRADGGVRWTETIDDAPGSILTEGGPPPTVAGDLLLVPSRAGLHALATADGERLWTFTETVGTSGGGETERAALTPAVVAGDRIVIGTTLMLYGLGDDGD
- a CDS encoding GNAT family N-acetyltransferase; this translates as MEYELLEWPPDGPKLRLDHERFSYAGKFVMTNTGKAVARAEDGRIVAAVAFNEDRTDGDTLWLRYVTVDRERRGEGIGPRLCRLVRDRALERGYDRLRIAVNNPFAYEALYRTGFAYTGETTGIAELILEYPSPDSDPGTDADATPDADADWTPRERYQAGLEEYRARDLSADEEAFLESRLGSEPPETGGE
- a CDS encoding ATP-binding cassette domain-containing protein, yielding MNAIRVDGLTKEFDGVTAVDDLSFTVAQGELFGLLGPNGAGKSTLINMLVTLLPPSAGTATVNGRDIRAEKGAVRSSLGIVFQEPALDEELTGAENLAFHSRLYGQHATERDDRIDEVLALVGLEAERDDPVGTYSGGMKRRLEIGRGLLHEPAVLFLDEPTVGLDARTRRDMWAYIERLNAEAGVSIVLTTHYIEEAERLCDRVAIVDEGDIVAMDSPTALKDSLGGDVVALEFADDVPAALLERLPEQPWIREHAVVDTGVHVTVDDGDARIADLVRLADDAGARISAVDLREPTLENVFLDLTDHSASDERSGTGLEFGTGSEGTRSAANGSSAAMGAGDSGSSSDADRSSTVSTEEQP
- a CDS encoding ABC transporter permease codes for the protein MNVVDWQAIYGLWLRDTKRFLRTPSRIVGSLAMPLLFLVFMGFGFQGAAIPGLPEDVDYLQYLVPGIVGFTMLFGASFAGLSILADQEVGFLKEILVAPVSRTSIVLGRIAGGSTTALVQALLILLLSIPLGFAPVSLLSVPLAVVFLALLAITFVGFGIALASQFSDSEGFGLIVQFVIFPLFFLSGALYPLEGLPSSVRYLAYANPLTYGVDGLRAVLVGTSSFSVLVDLGALGFSSVVMVAIGASLFERVEAV
- a CDS encoding class I SAM-dependent methyltransferase, with amino-acid sequence MAGDQERAHSRDDVRDTYDRIATHFASTREYAWPEVESFVASAADHGAGGVGLDLGCGNCRHAELLAADCESVVGLDVSRGLLETGRNRALEREFDVELVQGDAARLPVADDAIDIAVYVATLHHLPTRAARRASLDELARVLSPDGRALVSAWSTAHDRFEEPEGFDTTVEWTLPGGEPVDRFYHIYAPDEFEADLENSDLELREWELSSGNCYATVAGHGRSRSR